The following coding sequences lie in one Peribacillus frigoritolerans genomic window:
- a CDS encoding head maturation protease, ClpP-related: MTKKIQAIPYKFLNQTNGEEHEMIISGVIGKSGWFYTATSAEDVRNALAEITASTVRIKLNSGGGDADQGVEIYNYLKDLDKHIVVEVTSLAASAASIIAMGADEVIMRTGSRMMIHEAATLAYGTKQDIKKTLNALETYDESIISIYQQKTEKSREEIAKLIEAETWMTAEQAVKDGFADKVEYEPKDDSKEVITDEQLQDIINAVTNNLKQNNNQNNEPFPPVPSEREPVKTKRKGFIF; encoded by the coding sequence GTGACGAAAAAAATTCAAGCAATCCCTTATAAGTTTTTGAACCAAACCAATGGAGAAGAGCATGAAATGATTATTTCAGGTGTGATTGGTAAAAGTGGATGGTTTTATACGGCCACAAGTGCAGAAGATGTTCGAAATGCTTTAGCTGAAATTACTGCCTCAACTGTGCGAATTAAATTAAATAGCGGTGGCGGCGATGCTGATCAAGGGGTTGAAATTTACAATTACTTAAAAGACCTAGATAAACATATCGTTGTGGAAGTGACATCGTTGGCTGCATCTGCCGCATCAATTATCGCTATGGGTGCGGATGAAGTGATCATGCGTACAGGATCTAGAATGATGATTCATGAAGCGGCAACCTTAGCATATGGAACTAAACAAGATATCAAGAAAACTCTTAATGCTCTTGAGACTTACGACGAATCAATCATATCCATCTATCAACAGAAGACGGAAAAGAGTCGTGAGGAAATTGCAAAGCTGATCGAGGCTGAAACTTGGATGACGGCTGAACAAGCTGTTAAGGATGGTTTCGCTGACAAAGTGGAATATGAACCTAAAGATGATTCAAAAGAAGTCATTACTGACGAACAATTACAAGATATCATTAATGCAGTTACCAACAATTTAAAACAAAATAATAACCAAAACAATGAACCTTTTCCCCCTGTCCCATCTGAGCGCGAGCCAGTTAAGACAAAACGTAAAGGGTTCATTTTTTAA
- a CDS encoding phage portal protein: MGWLGNVLRRNSELESLFDLDLMDETSHRTYLKKMALEICVNFIGRTISQSDFRVMEGDKRQHNDWHYLLNVRPNTDQSAADFWQSFIYKLIDENEVLVVLTDDNNLLIADYFVRDEYAVYPDKFKDVTVKDYTLKRSFQMDEVIYLTYNNEKLSKFMEGMFDDYADLFSRMIEISMRNNQIRGTVGIDSSQALDEKNTNKLQNFIDKLFKSFKVNSIALVPKLKGFEYNEVSKGDVKVQSIEELTKLKRSVIDDVANVLGIPNALIHGELSDYETSIKAYVRFCNNPIVKKIQDELNAKLVTKEDFLKGSRIDVFGLTERDLIENAEAVDKLVASGAFTRNEVRELFGKERSDNPELDEFVITKNYQAAGPVEGGETK, translated from the coding sequence ATGGGATGGTTAGGAAACGTATTAAGAAGAAATAGCGAATTAGAATCATTATTTGATTTGGATTTAATGGATGAAACCAGCCATCGAACATATTTAAAAAAGATGGCTTTGGAGATTTGCGTCAACTTCATCGGTCGTACCATAAGCCAATCTGACTTCCGGGTTATGGAGGGGGACAAGCGCCAGCATAATGATTGGCATTATCTTTTAAATGTAAGGCCGAACACAGATCAAAGTGCTGCGGACTTTTGGCAAAGCTTTATCTACAAATTGATTGATGAAAATGAAGTACTAGTTGTTTTGACGGATGACAATAATTTGCTTATAGCTGACTATTTTGTCAGGGATGAATATGCTGTGTATCCAGACAAATTTAAAGACGTAACCGTTAAGGATTATACGCTCAAACGATCATTCCAAATGGACGAGGTTATTTATCTAACTTATAACAATGAGAAACTTTCAAAATTCATGGAAGGGATGTTTGATGATTATGCTGATTTGTTCAGTCGGATGATTGAAATCAGCATGAGGAATAATCAAATTCGGGGAACAGTTGGAATTGATTCAAGTCAAGCCCTGGATGAAAAGAACACAAATAAACTGCAGAATTTCATTGATAAGTTATTTAAATCGTTTAAGGTAAATTCCATTGCTCTAGTCCCTAAGCTAAAAGGTTTTGAATACAACGAAGTATCAAAAGGCGATGTGAAGGTGCAATCCATTGAAGAATTAACCAAGTTAAAACGGTCTGTTATTGATGATGTAGCCAATGTGTTAGGTATTCCCAATGCTTTAATTCATGGTGAATTATCTGATTATGAAACATCTATTAAGGCTTATGTAAGGTTCTGTAATAACCCAATCGTCAAGAAAATACAGGATGAATTAAATGCAAAATTAGTTACCAAAGAAGATTTTTTAAAAGGGTCCCGGATAGATGTGTTTGGGTTAACAGAAAGGGATTTAATAGAAAATGCCGAGGCAGTTGATAAATTAGTGGCCTCTGGAGCGTTTACCAGAAACGAGGTGAGGGAGTTGTTTGGCAAGGAACGATCAGACAATCCAGAATTAGATGAATTTGTTATTACGAAAAACTACCAGGCTGCGGGTCCTGTTGAAGGAGGTGAGACTAAGTGA
- a CDS encoding terminase large subunit domain-containing protein yields the protein MITYNYVEEYISMWRNGDIILNKERIMLIEWLEADILTMDNVYFDSKHIEQFIQFAEKWYFDLEPFQTFITCFIFLRYKDTDDLVFDEFFIYMARGAGKNGFISALVNYLISELHGIKFYNVSIVANSEKQAKTSFAEVYNAIDMNDDLKSYFKHQKAVIESVDTKAIFQFHTSNASTKDGLRDGCVIYDEVHEYENNDVVDVFSGGLGKVRDSREFFIGTDGFVRDGFIDRLKERAMSILKREVSVKEDSLFPFMCCIDDEEEMHNPDMWQKANPQFHPPLSNYAKTLFKKVLKQYKKLENDSSGYENFITKRMNLPKVDLEKSVAAWEKIKATNQGYDLSELKKRECIGSVDYAAIRDFVACGLLFLKNDNYIIPRELSYSFVCKPFADKHYGYSTPKAEGNNKKDHRKFAPIREWEEDGLLKVLDKDSMDPYIVVGWFVNRRNEGWNIKKIIGDSFRMEILRPLFEAEGFEVETIRNPDAASALLSPKIDLAFDEERVIFGENPIMRWYTNNVLVVIDNKGNKLYRKKEPVKRKTDGFMMFLYGVWASRDLEDYDFTDALDALDALNF from the coding sequence TTGATTACTTATAACTACGTAGAAGAATATATTTCGATGTGGCGTAACGGCGACATCATTTTAAACAAAGAGCGAATCATGCTTATCGAGTGGCTTGAAGCGGACATTCTGACTATGGATAACGTTTACTTCGATAGTAAGCACATTGAACAGTTTATACAATTTGCTGAAAAGTGGTATTTCGATTTAGAGCCATTTCAAACATTTATCACTTGTTTTATTTTCTTGCGTTATAAGGATACTGATGATTTAGTATTCGATGAATTTTTCATTTACATGGCACGCGGAGCCGGTAAAAACGGTTTTATTTCAGCACTTGTAAATTATCTAATTAGCGAGCTTCACGGAATCAAATTTTATAATGTGTCAATTGTGGCCAACAGTGAAAAACAAGCTAAAACTTCATTTGCAGAAGTCTACAATGCAATTGATATGAATGATGATTTGAAGTCTTATTTCAAGCATCAAAAAGCTGTTATTGAATCGGTAGATACAAAGGCTATCTTCCAATTCCATACGTCAAACGCAAGCACGAAAGATGGTTTGCGCGATGGTTGTGTTATTTATGATGAAGTACACGAATATGAAAACAATGATGTAGTAGATGTATTCTCGGGTGGTCTCGGTAAAGTGCGAGACAGTCGGGAATTTTTTATTGGTACAGATGGATTTGTACGAGATGGTTTTATTGATCGTTTAAAAGAACGTGCTATGAGTATTTTGAAGCGTGAAGTTTCGGTAAAAGAAGATTCATTATTTCCATTCATGTGTTGTATTGATGATGAAGAAGAAATGCATAATCCAGACATGTGGCAAAAGGCGAATCCACAGTTTCATCCGCCATTAAGTAACTATGCAAAAACATTATTCAAGAAAGTGTTGAAGCAATACAAGAAGCTCGAAAACGATTCATCAGGATACGAAAATTTCATTACCAAACGTATGAATCTACCAAAAGTTGATTTAGAAAAATCAGTTGCAGCATGGGAGAAAATAAAAGCTACCAATCAAGGATATGATTTATCGGAATTGAAAAAACGCGAATGTATAGGTTCTGTTGACTATGCAGCTATTCGAGACTTTGTTGCATGTGGGTTGCTTTTCTTGAAAAACGATAATTACATCATACCAAGAGAACTATCGTATTCGTTCGTTTGCAAACCTTTTGCTGATAAACATTACGGTTATAGTACGCCAAAAGCAGAAGGTAATAACAAAAAGGACCATCGCAAATTTGCGCCTATTCGCGAATGGGAAGAAGATGGTTTATTGAAAGTGCTAGATAAAGATTCAATGGATCCATACATCGTTGTTGGGTGGTTCGTTAACCGCCGTAATGAAGGCTGGAATATAAAGAAAATCATAGGAGATAGTTTCCGTATGGAAATTTTACGGCCTCTTTTTGAAGCAGAAGGATTCGAAGTTGAAACCATTCGAAATCCAGATGCGGCGAGTGCTTTGTTATCCCCAAAAATTGACCTTGCGTTTGATGAGGAGCGAGTCATTTTTGGTGAAAATCCTATTATGCGTTGGTATACAAATAATGTATTGGTTGTTATTGATAACAAGGGCAATAAGTTATATCGAAAAAAAGAGCCAGTCAAACGTAAAACGGATGGTTTTATGATGTTTTTATATGGAGTTTGGGCATCTAGAGATTTAGAGGATTACGATTTTACAGATGCTTTAGATGCTTTAGATGCACTCAATTTCTAG
- a CDS encoding HNH endonuclease, producing MAEYKTEAQKKKFYRSGDWESLRQQALDRDNHECQQCKREGKVHVDSIKVEGERKRVELNVHHKYEIEDYPQLALVLDNLETLCLNCHNKMHDRVFGEQKKKKWDDERW from the coding sequence ATGGCCGAGTATAAGACAGAAGCACAGAAGAAGAAGTTTTATCGGTCAGGTGATTGGGAATCATTAAGGCAGCAGGCGTTAGATAGAGACAACCATGAATGCCAACAGTGTAAGCGAGAAGGTAAGGTGCATGTCGATTCAATCAAGGTGGAAGGTGAACGTAAGAGAGTAGAGCTCAACGTTCATCATAAGTATGAGATTGAGGACTATCCGCAATTGGCATTGGTATTAGATAACCTTGAAACCTTATGCCTGAACTGTCATAACAAAATGCATGATCGAGTGTTTGGTGAACAGAAAAAGAAAAAATGGGATGATGAAAGGTGGTAA
- a CDS encoding ArpU family phage packaging/lysis transcriptional regulator, translating into MSFKLPELDRNATQSAVESHLEIYRLYKYLIFEEREASVTASSEVRYHGPTNQTSDQTGDIAIYNADQQRYQKDYCERTEWAVRRLPKMERFLIEERYMSQDSDYINDFQVYCFKFQPAISHVTYGKIRWKAFYRLALTLNLAVTVGS; encoded by the coding sequence ATGAGCTTTAAATTACCTGAATTAGATCGGAATGCTACGCAGTCAGCTGTGGAGTCTCATTTGGAAATATATCGCCTATATAAATACTTAATCTTTGAAGAGCGAGAAGCATCTGTAACAGCAAGCTCAGAAGTACGTTATCATGGCCCAACTAATCAGACTAGTGATCAGACAGGTGATATTGCCATCTATAATGCGGATCAACAAAGATATCAAAAAGATTATTGTGAACGTACTGAATGGGCTGTAAGACGATTGCCTAAAATGGAGAGATTTTTAATTGAAGAACGTTACATGTCTCAGGACAGCGATTATATAAATGATTTTCAGGTGTACTGTTTTAAATTCCAGCCTGCAATTAGCCATGTCACTTATGGAAAGATTAGATGGAAGGCCTTCTATCGCTTGGCTTTAACGCTTAATCTTGCTGTAACCGTAGGGAGTTAG
- a CDS encoding anti-repressor SinI family protein, with amino-acid sequence MSNSLFIEKDLDKDWVELILYARELGISIDEIREFINRSQPSEPE; translated from the coding sequence ATGTCAAATTCTTTATTTATCGAAAAAGACTTAGATAAGGATTGGGTAGAATTGATATTATATGCCCGAGAGTTAGGTATATCTATTGATGAAATTAGAGAATTCATAAATCGATCACAACCTTCGGAACCTGAGTAG
- a CDS encoding Fur-regulated basic protein FbpA gives MYLPKRVELEKDFYKNELLKMGYFKTPEGLQLYELTLSELEDIYKAEKARGRHD, from the coding sequence ATGTACTTACCTAAAAGAGTAGAACTTGAAAAAGATTTTTATAAAAATGAACTTTTGAAAATGGGGTATTTCAAAACGCCGGAAGGATTGCAGCTATATGAGTTAACTTTGAGCGAATTGGAGGATATCTATAAAGCTGAAAAAGCTAGGGGAAGACATGATTAA
- a CDS encoding ERCC4 domain-containing protein, whose protein sequence is MAIHYRYSDKELEQILGTLEIIVDTREQKNQHVLDYFRKKNVPFKIRTMKTADYSAMIPKNIEMGITRDLYLAAGIERKNGVDELVGSIKDRNRFENELIRASKNPFVMIVEDLEGYQKILNGLYRSKYEPKALLGSLKTFEVRYNFSTVFLAPGATGNYIFHHFYYMTRELLKKGFI, encoded by the coding sequence GTGGCCATACATTATAGATATTCCGACAAGGAATTAGAACAGATCCTGGGAACACTTGAAATCATTGTGGATACCAGGGAGCAAAAAAACCAACATGTACTTGATTATTTTAGAAAGAAAAATGTTCCTTTCAAAATAAGGACAATGAAAACAGCCGATTACTCTGCAATGATTCCTAAAAATATTGAAATGGGAATCACCAGGGACTTATACCTGGCCGCAGGTATTGAACGAAAAAATGGAGTGGATGAGCTGGTGGGATCCATTAAGGACCGGAACCGGTTTGAAAATGAATTGATTAGGGCCTCCAAAAATCCATTCGTCATGATTGTAGAAGACCTGGAAGGCTATCAAAAAATATTGAATGGATTGTACCGGAGTAAATACGAACCTAAAGCGCTGCTGGGAAGCTTGAAGACATTTGAGGTTAGATATAACTTCTCAACTGTTTTCTTAGCTCCTGGTGCCACAGGGAACTATATTTTCCATCATTTTTACTATATGACTCGAGAATTACTGAAAAAAGGATTTATCTAA
- a CDS encoding phage/plasmid primase, P4 family has product MTHQFHNIPVELKNTPHWILWRKEERGGKSTKVPYQINGEMAQSNNKRSWSTFPTIIKFFEKGGYDGIGFMFSKDDPFIGIDIDHCVNEGALTELAEDVIETVQSYTEYSPSGEGIHIIAKGKLPLKGPGTGRKNSGIGLEVYRHGRYFTFTGNSLGEVLIVDRSDELKVLFDKYLKGKEMPAPKARTEQREREDFSSLSNADLWERMFNSKSGGNIKDLFQGLLINGDHSSTDMALCNHLAFWTGKDASKMDSMFRESSLLREKWDKQHSGDGRTYGQMTIETAILATPSTISDFEPPEEKKYEIYISDEPNEIEDTEEIIDKVPNFHLTELGNAERIVYYHGDNIRYCNELEWLIWNGKQWQEDSKRNIEALAAKTLRGLYQESKTEEDRYRAKQLNDWAKKCEKRAIRINSILDVRPMVSIKKKDLDAHKFLFNCDNGVIDLKTGELSPHDRDLLFTKISPIEYKKDAKCPNWIGFLESIFLTPEGKPDFELIGFLQKAIGYSFTGVTKEQIMFFLFGNGRNGKSTFINTIQDLLGDYGRQTNSDTFLKKKNDSGINNDVARLDGARFVSAVESEEGQQLSESLVKQITGGEKMSARFLRQEYFEFTPEFKVFFTTNHKPIIKGSDEGIWRRIKLIPFTVTIPKDKIDYDLPDKLAREMPGILRWAVEGCLKWQADGLGEPDAVRDATEEYRQDMDILGPFIDENCSIKVNAKIEAKTLYENYTKWCYQNNEMELKNRVFYRQLEIRGFKKEKGAKNKNFIHGITLNQYAGAGFLPDDEERVTKGVTKQTQKSNPNKVTHITRKKL; this is encoded by the coding sequence ATGACACATCAATTTCACAATATACCTGTAGAGCTTAAAAACACTCCTCATTGGATCCTATGGCGAAAAGAAGAACGTGGGGGAAAAAGCACCAAGGTTCCATATCAAATAAACGGGGAGATGGCACAATCCAATAATAAACGCAGCTGGTCTACCTTTCCGACAATTATTAAGTTCTTTGAGAAGGGCGGATATGACGGAATAGGGTTTATGTTTTCCAAAGATGATCCATTCATTGGAATTGATATCGACCATTGTGTGAATGAAGGAGCCCTTACTGAGCTTGCTGAAGATGTTATTGAAACGGTCCAAAGCTATACGGAATATTCCCCAAGTGGAGAAGGCATTCATATTATCGCGAAAGGTAAGCTTCCGTTAAAGGGGCCTGGTACCGGCCGGAAAAACTCAGGGATTGGCTTAGAGGTTTATCGTCACGGTCGTTACTTCACCTTCACAGGGAATAGCCTGGGAGAGGTCCTAATTGTGGATCGTTCGGATGAATTAAAGGTTCTCTTTGATAAGTACCTGAAGGGAAAAGAAATGCCGGCTCCAAAGGCGAGGACAGAGCAAAGGGAAAGGGAAGACTTCAGTAGCCTTTCTAATGCCGATCTGTGGGAAAGAATGTTCAACAGTAAGAGTGGCGGCAACATTAAGGATTTGTTTCAAGGCCTCCTGATCAATGGAGACCACTCTTCCACAGATATGGCTTTGTGCAATCACTTGGCCTTCTGGACTGGTAAGGACGCATCGAAAATGGATTCCATGTTTCGTGAATCAAGTCTTCTTCGTGAAAAGTGGGATAAGCAGCATTCAGGGGACGGTCGGACATATGGTCAAATGACAATTGAAACGGCCATTCTTGCTACTCCCTCAACCATATCTGATTTTGAACCGCCTGAGGAAAAGAAATATGAAATATACATTTCGGATGAGCCAAATGAAATCGAAGATACTGAGGAAATCATTGATAAGGTCCCAAATTTTCATTTAACAGAGCTGGGAAATGCAGAGCGAATCGTTTATTACCATGGCGACAATATCCGGTACTGTAACGAACTGGAATGGCTCATATGGAACGGAAAGCAATGGCAGGAGGATAGCAAAAGGAACATCGAAGCTCTTGCTGCTAAAACGCTTAGAGGGCTCTACCAGGAGTCAAAAACGGAAGAAGATCGATATCGTGCAAAACAGCTTAACGATTGGGCAAAGAAGTGTGAAAAACGAGCCATTCGAATAAACAGCATTTTGGATGTAAGGCCAATGGTCTCAATCAAAAAGAAAGACCTGGATGCTCATAAATTTCTTTTTAATTGTGATAACGGAGTTATTGACCTAAAAACAGGAGAATTAAGCCCACATGATAGAGACTTGCTCTTTACTAAGATTTCTCCAATCGAATATAAGAAGGATGCAAAATGTCCGAACTGGATTGGATTCTTAGAAAGCATTTTTCTAACACCAGAGGGGAAACCGGATTTTGAGCTTATTGGATTTCTTCAGAAAGCCATTGGATATTCATTCACGGGTGTAACAAAGGAACAAATCATGTTTTTCCTTTTCGGTAATGGTCGAAATGGAAAATCAACTTTCATAAATACAATCCAGGATCTACTTGGAGATTACGGCCGGCAAACAAACAGTGACACTTTTTTAAAAAAGAAAAATGACAGTGGAATCAATAATGATGTGGCCAGGCTGGACGGTGCCCGGTTTGTATCAGCCGTAGAGAGTGAGGAAGGGCAGCAACTGTCTGAATCATTGGTTAAGCAAATCACCGGTGGAGAGAAGATGTCCGCCCGTTTCCTTAGACAAGAATACTTTGAATTTACACCTGAGTTTAAAGTTTTCTTCACGACAAATCATAAGCCAATTATCAAAGGATCGGATGAAGGTATATGGAGAAGGATTAAATTAATTCCTTTCACTGTAACGATACCTAAAGACAAAATCGACTACGATCTTCCAGATAAATTAGCAAGGGAAATGCCCGGCATACTTCGTTGGGCTGTGGAAGGCTGCTTAAAATGGCAGGCTGATGGATTGGGTGAGCCTGATGCCGTAAGAGATGCAACAGAGGAATACAGACAAGACATGGATATTTTAGGACCCTTCATTGATGAAAATTGTTCAATTAAAGTAAATGCAAAAATTGAAGCTAAAACCTTATATGAGAATTACACAAAGTGGTGTTATCAGAATAACGAAATGGAATTAAAAAATCGTGTTTTTTATAGGCAGTTAGAAATTCGAGGATTTAAAAAGGAAAAAGGTGCAAAGAACAAAAACTTCATTCATGGAATCACCTTGAATCAATATGCAGGTGCTGGATTTTTACCAGATGATGAAGAAAGGGTTACTAAGGGGGTTACTAAACAGACACAGAAAAGTAACCCAAACAAGGTCACTCATATTACTAGAAAGAAGCTTTAA
- a CDS encoding DUF669 domain-containing protein, whose product MFKVDHTKGESNFEQIKPGEYEAIVMNYEQKVSSTGKNMVVVDYEIRSDVDQPCQGQKVLFDNFIVSDNTLWRFQQASKAAQFPDGMEFGSYKEWADTFLKKPVRLVVGEREYNGKKFAEVKAFKVSEASAPDNEIKISDNDVPF is encoded by the coding sequence ATGTTTAAAGTAGACCATACAAAAGGTGAATCCAATTTCGAACAAATCAAGCCAGGTGAATATGAAGCAATCGTGATGAATTATGAACAAAAGGTATCCTCAACAGGAAAAAACATGGTTGTTGTTGATTATGAAATTCGTTCAGATGTAGATCAACCATGCCAAGGACAAAAGGTCCTTTTTGATAACTTCATCGTTTCTGATAACACACTGTGGAGGTTCCAACAGGCTTCGAAAGCTGCACAATTCCCGGACGGAATGGAATTTGGTTCTTATAAGGAATGGGCAGATACCTTTTTGAAAAAGCCTGTTCGTTTAGTAGTGGGTGAACGTGAGTATAATGGCAAGAAATTCGCAGAGGTTAAAGCGTTTAAAGTTTCTGAAGCTTCAGCGCCGGACAATGAAATCAAGATTTCCGACAATGATGTTCCATTTTAA
- a CDS encoding AAA family ATPase has translation MFQVTEAEREKEKAVVGFIGCSGSGKTVSALVVAYGMMKEAYPDASESELWLKIGVVDTEHRRSKLYANLQIGDIRIGKFRHIDFTPPFTTDRYQMAVQTIKAAGAEVVIVDSISHNWMGEGGIVETHGQMSGNSFQNWGKLAPETTKLIKTLTQNNVHILATFRTKTEYVVEPNSEGKMAPRKVGTKPVQKEEMEYEFMLNFIIDIDHVADVSKDNTQMFEGKPQKITVDVGRKLFRWLELGIDVKAEEEDRRVSLIEQVKAIASSNAEAQKKVEEFEFKANTKLDDFSIKLASTALERLAEFI, from the coding sequence GTGTTCCAAGTCACAGAAGCTGAACGCGAAAAGGAAAAGGCAGTCGTAGGCTTCATTGGCTGCAGCGGCTCTGGCAAAACAGTAAGTGCCCTGGTCGTTGCTTACGGAATGATGAAAGAAGCATATCCAGATGCCAGTGAGTCTGAGTTATGGCTGAAGATTGGTGTAGTTGATACCGAACACAGGAGATCAAAATTATATGCCAACTTGCAAATCGGTGATATTCGTATCGGTAAATTCAGACACATTGATTTTACACCGCCATTCACAACTGACCGATATCAAATGGCCGTTCAAACAATAAAGGCAGCTGGTGCTGAGGTGGTTATAGTGGACTCTATTTCTCACAATTGGATGGGTGAGGGCGGCATAGTTGAAACCCATGGGCAAATGTCCGGTAATTCATTTCAAAACTGGGGCAAGCTTGCACCGGAAACAACTAAGTTAATCAAAACACTTACTCAAAATAATGTTCATATCTTGGCAACCTTTAGGACCAAAACAGAGTATGTTGTGGAGCCGAACAGTGAAGGTAAGATGGCACCAAGAAAAGTTGGTACCAAGCCTGTACAAAAGGAAGAAATGGAATATGAGTTCATGCTCAATTTTATAATTGATATTGATCATGTTGCTGATGTATCCAAGGATAATACTCAGATGTTTGAAGGTAAGCCGCAGAAAATTACTGTTGATGTTGGTCGAAAGCTTTTTCGATGGCTCGAGCTCGGGATAGATGTAAAAGCCGAGGAAGAAGACCGAAGGGTTAGCTTGATTGAACAGGTGAAGGCTATTGCATCCAGCAATGCTGAAGCTCAAAAGAAAGTCGAAGAATTTGAATTTAAAGCAAATACAAAGCTTGATGATTTCTCTATCAAACTTGCAAGTACAGCGCTTGAAAGATTAGCAGAATTTATATAA
- a CDS encoding aspartyl-phosphate phosphatase Spo0E family protein → MKFLRKKLVHCGLNKGLSHWETIHYSQRLDKLIFMSLLQSK, encoded by the coding sequence ATAAAGTTTCTAAGAAAAAAACTTGTACATTGTGGTCTAAACAAAGGTCTTTCTCATTGGGAAACCATTCACTATAGCCAAAGGCTAGACAAGTTAATTTTTATGTCTTTATTACAATCTAAATAA
- a CDS encoding host-nuclease inhibitor Gam family protein, whose translation MNSLQQIELMEVEEIQSQETNFEITDINSLNWAFRKLTALKSKEKEIKQLANVERDRIAEWEEVELSSITNSVSFFESLVTLYHAKQLAEDPKAKTISTPYGKSKTRKSKEAPDKANEEVILQYVIENEMDEFIKNSVKWADLKKSLKIVKISGEKVVVDENGQIVPGVIVKPESTSYFVEV comes from the coding sequence ATGAATTCATTACAACAAATTGAGCTTATGGAAGTTGAAGAAATCCAATCGCAGGAAACAAACTTTGAAATTACGGACATCAACAGCCTAAATTGGGCATTCCGTAAACTTACTGCTCTTAAGTCAAAGGAGAAGGAAATCAAGCAGCTGGCTAACGTGGAACGTGATCGTATTGCTGAATGGGAGGAAGTAGAACTTTCATCTATTACCAATAGCGTGAGCTTTTTTGAATCACTTGTTACCTTGTACCATGCTAAACAGCTGGCTGAGGATCCAAAGGCTAAAACCATCAGCACACCATATGGCAAATCGAAAACCCGCAAATCTAAGGAGGCCCCTGATAAGGCAAATGAGGAAGTTATCCTTCAATACGTTATTGAAAACGAAATGGATGAATTCATCAAGAATAGTGTGAAATGGGCCGACTTGAAAAAGTCATTGAAAATCGTAAAAATCAGTGGTGAAAAGGTAGTGGTGGATGAGAACGGCCAGATTGTACCTGGAGTTATTGTTAAACCTGAGTCAACTTCTTATTTTGTTGAAGTATGA
- a CDS encoding helix-turn-helix domain-containing protein → MILTLKQARLLKGFTQREIASKLGVHVQTYSKMEKQPDDVTIKEAKKICDILDLSYDFIFFNADSTLSREIERISTH, encoded by the coding sequence ATGATTCTCACACTAAAACAAGCCAGATTATTAAAAGGTTTTACACAACGCGAAATAGCTTCAAAGCTAGGTGTTCATGTTCAAACATACAGCAAGATGGAGAAACAACCTGATGACGTAACGATAAAGGAAGCTAAGAAGATTTGTGACATTTTAGATTTAAGTTATGATTTTATTTTTTTTAATGCAGACTCTACTTTAAGTAGAGAAATAGAGAGGATTTCTACCCACTAA